A segment of the Gossypium hirsutum isolate 1008001.06 chromosome D10, Gossypium_hirsutum_v2.1, whole genome shotgun sequence genome:
ACCGGTGCAGCTTCATGCCCATCTTTTATAGCAATCAAGTCTGTGTTATCTCCATTAAGATAAGCTTTCATGGAGGCAACAACAACTCCTCCAACAAACCTCCTCATGGGCTCCCTAGCCTCCCCATTTTTGCACAAACAATATGATGAACGTCCTCTGAACCCGTTAGTCTCATCATCCAACATGTCAAGATGACCATAGTCCTTGGCAACAATATGACAAGCCGGTTTTCGACATTCTTTGAAGAAATCTTCATGGTTAACTCCCTTGGGAGCGCAAGGAGGGAACAAAGGATTTCTTTTCACTTCACCAAGACCCGAACCGATTACCATCACTGCCATATCAAGATCGAATGAATGAGGAATGTAGGTGAGTACCGGAGGTGGCGTTTGTTTCCCTTTGTCCATTCCATCGACTGGGTCTATGCCTATTAAGGTTGAAAACTTTAATGTAGTCATTGTTTTCTGCAGAGCTAGGGCGAAAGCAACTTTGCCTCCTCGACTGTGGCCGGCAAGTGCAAGCTTGCTTAAGTTTGGCCGAACATATGGTGGAAGCAACCCTTGGAGTACCCCTTTGGATAACCAATTGGTGATTGCAGCTGTTGACTTAATCTCATCTGTTGTATCTGGTCCAGCCACGATGTACAACTGTTGAAATATCAATTAAGTAGCAACGGAAAGTCATTAGATTGTTGTTTTCGTGCCTGCTTTCTAATTGGCCTAGCAAAATAGACAGTAGATGACAAAAAAGCCTATATCGAATGAGAAGGGAAATAAAGCATCAGTTTTAGGATACACTTTTTTCCATTCAAGCAATTAAAATGATCAGAAACAATCTCAACagtaagaaaaacaaaataattagcATGTTTGCGAATTAATCTGTTGGGGAATAGCTAGGAGACAAGGCGGAATCACATGAATTATCCCAGTGGCTCACATCTACCATCAGTCACAGTAATGTTGCTGCCACAATAAGACAGCTCAAGCTTTTCACACTAGCCTGGTTTTCCTTACTGGCTAAGTTAAAAGATCAAGGCGCTACCAACGCGTGATGATTTTCACACTAGCTTGTTTGACAATAGTTTGTAGCAACTTCAAAGGAATTTGACAAGGAAAAGTGATGGATCTTTAAAGCACAATCTCTATGTAGGGGGATGAAGGgcatataaaatttctttaactTCCACCGTGGTCATCAGCCTCATGGCTGTCAAAGATTGAGGTACTTTCCCCAATTGCAGAAAAGGACTTGATTATCAGTAGGAAGactaaaacaatcataattttCTTCCAAAACAATGTGAATTGAAAGAAAATTTGCATCATGATAATTCTATCCTTAAGCACGGGCGTAAGGATTAAGGAAACAGATTAGCGTTTAGGCCTATATATACCTGAGGAGCAATAACAATGAAGCCATGGGAAGCAACATGCTGGAGAAGCTGAGAGTAGAAAGAGTTGTAAAGAAGGTAACCATGGAGGAAAATGAGTAATGGGAATTCTCCTGCTTCAGAAGGTGTGGCAATCAGAAGTGACTTTGGGGGTGGAACAGGCATTGAAGAAGTGGTAACTGACTCCACCTTCTGAAGCATAGTGGTGTAGCTTCCGAACCCAAAAACATTTGTAGCCAAAGAAGTGGGAGCAGACATGTCTTCCAatctttttcttcttgttctaGTTCTGTTCTAATTCGGAGTTTGTTTCTTGCTGTTGCTTTATGGGGTTAACCAGATAAGGTTGTTGAGTTGTAAGACACCCTTCGCCCATTACCCTTTTATAGCCACGCCATTGGCCGATTCAGCAAGTACCATTAATTTGAAACGGTAATTATTCCTTAATTTTGTCTTTTGCATTcacattataatttaaaaaattaaagtctaaaagtgcaaaaaaaaccctcaaatttaaagaaaaaaataattaattctttttttttacttattggATACTTAAACTTTTAACATGTATCAAAAAGGTCTTCAAACCTTTTAAAAGAAAAGCAATTAAGCTCCTACTTTTTTTGCACTAATTgggtacttaaactttcaaaatgcatcaaaaaaacCCTCAAACTTTTTCCAAAAAGGGGAAATAAGCCcatacttttattaaaaattagaaaaaaatatataaaaaattaaaatcaataaaagctacaaatgttattaaattttaaagaaaaaattcaaatattaaaaatttattagaaattagaaaaaaatatcaacatcgtaaaaactatataaaaatttgtaaaattttataaaaatcgtaaaaaattataaaatatatacaaatataaaaaaaattataaagtcgtaagaaatacaaaatgtaaagaaatataaattttttaaaaaacttataaaaattgtcgttccaaaagaagcattttataatttttctataacttttattagtttttatttttttatcattttccgCCACATGTCACACTGTATTGCGATACAcgatgactttaattgaaaaacaaattaggggtcgttaaattttttttatgatttttataaaattttacaatttttatttttgcgcttttttataaaaaaaattctaatttttaataatttttaaatttttattaaaatttaaaaatttttctaaaatttattattttttatttttctataattttttttttctaaattttaataagaGTAGGAGCTTAATTGTATTTTCGAAAATTTTGGAGggtcttttttatgcattttgaaagtttaagtacccaattgagtgaaagaaaaagtaggggcttaattgctttttttgaagaagtttgagggcatttttttatatattttgaaagttcaagtgctcaattgagtgtaaaaaaaaaacaaaggggcttaatttctatttttgaaaaaatttgagagCTTTTTACTACATTAAGCCAAAAATTAATATTGCAAAACAAAAAGATAGCAACATTGAGTTAAATATTAGAGGCACATAGGCAATTTTAACATGTTTACgttataaacattaaataatatattattttgggtaaattatagaattagtcactcaactattaacgTGTTTCTGTTCTGGTTACCTagctataaaaattttcaatttaatcactaatgTTTTACATCATTTCTATTTCAGTCACTCACGTTTTAGATTGTTTCTGTTTTGGTCACTCTCTGTTAAATGGTTAACATAAGTAATGATGTGGCCTTTTTCTaactagtataataacaaatttagtcctcaatacttacacattctatcaatttgatcctcaaacacatataattgaattaaattatatattatgaaaaattacaaagtacaaaatataaattataaataatattatatgtgtttatatttaattataattataaggcTCAAATATGCATTTAGCCCCCCGAACTTGACACATTCTCCTAAATTGgtacttatgatttttttatccCAAGTTAGTACCTGACATTTTATCTCGTCAAGGTTTTGGTAGTTTCTTTTAATAGCATTAAATATAGGACACATGACACTTTAGGTTTTTGACACGTGACATTGGTgatatcataatttattttttataaaagtatttaaaattttagaaagaaaatatataaaaattttataaaatttgtaaaatataaaagaatttataaataatcaaaatatatgtatatacaaaattaaaatattgcaaaaaaattctaaaattcaagtTACAAAAATCGAAAACTGAGAAAATTGACataattttctaaataaattgCAAACAAATTGGATGAAGATAAGTTCTACCCGTAATTTTATGATTAAAGATAGGTCCAAATTATTACATAATTCTTCAAGTTGacaagaatgaaaaagatgattatttgatgtttatttttagttcttttctttttgtattcTTCGGAGAATGTGGTTTGTAAATGCGATCAAATGCTAATGGATTTTTTGTGCTTCATTTATCAAATACAAACAAGATTCTTTAAACTCTACTCTTGAtttgttatttatgtttattcttATATTCAACTTTATTGTGTTCATGAGATCCATAAGGAattaatcctcttatgggggattagtgagtagaGGTGTGATTAACTAATTACTATGTAGGGTTCTCTTAACGAATCAGttatttgggagaggaagaactgaAACCCTAGGCTTAACGACCTTAGGAAGttatttaggtgggaattaaccaaaAACTGGAATGACCTATTAGTgaacacagtcgttatcaagtaataagtaagtatcgagttattgtctccacagggattgtacttgtgctaagtcacttaatttgtaaaattatattaacaatttggtaaataaaaacacaatatagttgagaagtgttgattaaaatatattaaactaaatgcaatgatccctaatgcaaattatcctaagtatgcaactatatgaatgaaacagattttagtaaaattaaacacaatttgcaacaattataacataaataaactaggacaattactttaattaaactcaatttattatcaacatgcttaataacattcggaaaaatatttcatggcaactcgatatttcatgagtttggaaaccacattaggtcttttcggaatcctttacttagtaaatacgcattttactaatccttatttactaagggtttattagcattcgtgtgaggtaacaaggacgtgttttaggtttgaaacaatttaatcacacaaatctaaaaactatgcagataacagagcttggtcagagttgttatgcaacctctaatttaatcgggtcaggatctaaattgaacatgcacatttcaattatgtgtccattagctgTCGTCTGGTCAGGattgctcagctaattcaggtgcatttcaatcacgtatgaacgaaatatagacttgattttaattgaaaacatgattggtTGAGAcacaaatattataagcatgaatcaaataaatattatttaatcaaagcaatcatcctagcttaaataaaattaagctaacatttttgtaaacaagaacaaaaaacacatagcaaacatctttatattaaattaaagaaaaggaagattaaacccaattcagagtggttgtcacccaagactctgactgacgaggctcattCGTTCCTTTACTTTGCTACTTTGCTGATAGCTCCCTAAGGTGGcagaccaagggttctttaagaggcttaattgctaaaatctctatgaagaggtGATGCTAGGCatgggaatggaaaaggctaagagaatttgtagaaaagagagaatgatgaatgatgaatgatgagaacGACTGAGGAATGATTGAAggatgcttgagggatgatgaatgaaggaatgagagggtcttatttataggtgaggagagggggatagtttgctaaaaatagtggCTGTTAACCTCTTCAAATCTCCTCAAATTGTGGTCAACCATGCTTAGTGGCTTTTGACTTAatttttttgcttgatttttaagcaattttgGATGTCACACAACTCAAGACTAAGATACGATCAATTGTAAATCTTcgggtaaatctctaatttcttcaacactgCAAGGActttgtgtaattaaaccaaagaatGGTTTAAATGGACAACCATGTGTAGCTGaatattgggttgacttggtctccaatttggatggttttgtaatccagcaaagctatcagacctatccagaacaaatcaacaagttagaggaccaaagaataaaatttatctaatttaattaattaattaaaacccaaattattaatgaaatattttaaaatgaattattaaatataattttatattttattatttaatttaatcatgcatgacccactttatgtcttaaaaatgtaatatattcaaattaatataaaataagtcatttattacatgaaaactatataataaaacataaaatcacattttaataatttctatatcctaatttcatattttcacatattttattaatttattgaacaattacttagttttaacaacaaatttaagtaaaaaaggtgataaattacataggaaaaatcctatatatttttttgtttacacGCCCCAAAACTTAAATAATTGCTTGTCCTgagtaatgtttatgcacaaCAAAAGGTATTACTAAGGCAAAATTGCTAACTGTGTAagcagcatcaatctttgtcccataatcatgcattaataacttcatgcttatcgatcttctttattaacaagtaattcatatgcaaacattccttaagattatactaagcttcaaaatatgccaacatgaatcatagtttgcatgtat
Coding sequences within it:
- the LOC107914870 gene encoding chlorophyllase-2 — protein: MSAPTSLATNVFGFGSYTTMLQKVESVTTSSMPVPPPKSLLIATPSEAGEFPLLIFLHGYLLYNSFYSQLLQHVASHGFIVIAPQLYIVAGPDTTDEIKSTAAITNWLSKGVLQGLLPPYVRPNLSKLALAGHSRGGKVAFALALQKTMTTLKFSTLIGIDPVDGMDKGKQTPPPVLTYIPHSFDLDMAVMVIGSGLGEVKRNPLFPPCAPKGVNHEDFFKECRKPACHIVAKDYGHLDMLDDETNGFRGRSSYCLCKNGEAREPMRRFVGGVVVASMKAYLNGDNTDLIAIKDGHEAAPVELRTIEFLVQRLYR